A single region of the Agromyces sp. Leaf222 genome encodes:
- a CDS encoding cold-shock protein — protein MANGTVKWFNAEKGYGFITADGGQDVFVHYSAIDMTGYKVLEEGQAVVFEVGTGSKGPQAEAVRPA, from the coding sequence ATGGCGAACGGAACCGTCAAGTGGTTCAACGCTGAAAAGGGCTACGGATTCATCACCGCTGACGGAGGTCAGGACGTCTTCGTCCACTACTCCGCCATCGACATGACCGGGTACAAGGTCCTCGAAGAGGGCCAAGCGGTCGTGTTCGAGGTCGGCACCGGTTCGAAGGGCCCGCAGGCCGAGGCAGTCCGCCCCGCCTGA
- a CDS encoding nitroreductase family protein, with product MRPVLDAARARRSVSKVTDAAPDDAELLELLAAAGRVADHAALRPWRVIALRGDARARLGAALAEASGLDASDPRGAAKLAAKPLRAPLLLAVVAVRTPGHSKVPEWEQDATAAGVAHLLSLLLDEAGWGVMWRTGPHTRHPAVATAHELGDHEALLGWLYVGGRPSGWRAERRRPSDATAQFSTLRSRD from the coding sequence GTGCGCCCGGTGCTCGACGCGGCTCGGGCCCGCCGCTCGGTCTCGAAGGTGACGGATGCCGCACCCGACGACGCCGAGCTCCTCGAGTTGCTCGCGGCAGCCGGTCGCGTCGCCGATCATGCAGCGCTGCGCCCCTGGCGGGTCATCGCGCTGCGGGGCGATGCGCGTGCCCGGCTCGGGGCCGCTCTCGCCGAGGCGTCGGGGCTCGACGCGTCGGACCCGCGAGGTGCGGCGAAGCTGGCCGCGAAGCCGTTGCGCGCGCCGCTGCTCCTCGCGGTCGTCGCGGTGCGCACGCCCGGTCATTCGAAGGTTCCCGAATGGGAGCAGGATGCCACGGCCGCCGGGGTCGCGCACCTGCTCAGCCTGCTGCTCGACGAGGCCGGCTGGGGCGTGATGTGGCGCACGGGGCCGCACACGCGGCATCCGGCGGTCGCGACCGCGCACGAGCTCGGCGACCACGAGGCGCTCCTCGGATGGCTCTACGTCGGAGGCAGGCCCTCCGGGTGGCGTGCCGAGCGGCGCAGGCCGAGCGATGCGACGGCACAGTTCAGCACCCTGCGATCGCGCGACTGA
- a CDS encoding LytR C-terminal domain-containing protein, protein MAQTPPRDRFDTIPHGIERVGAHRAPQRRGARWIAFGWAALATIVLTGLGITWVVVANDRLDFSEATPTAPATPVVTAEPTIAPDVPVTVLNGTDTAGLAATAADALTAAGIPVGATANASENTITDSVVYYATADLEGAARGVAQAVPGADVRLDAKFGEIGTPLVLVVGSTYAESVAG, encoded by the coding sequence ATGGCGCAAACCCCCCCTCGAGATCGATTCGACACCATCCCGCACGGAATCGAGCGTGTCGGAGCCCACCGGGCGCCGCAGCGCCGCGGAGCGCGCTGGATCGCGTTCGGGTGGGCGGCCCTCGCCACGATCGTGCTCACCGGACTCGGCATCACGTGGGTCGTCGTGGCGAACGATCGCCTCGACTTCTCGGAGGCGACCCCGACGGCCCCGGCCACGCCGGTGGTGACCGCGGAGCCGACGATCGCTCCCGATGTGCCGGTGACGGTACTCAACGGCACCGACACGGCCGGCCTCGCCGCGACCGCGGCCGATGCCCTCACCGCCGCCGGCATCCCGGTCGGCGCGACCGCGAACGCGAGCGAGAACACCATCACGGATTCGGTCGTCTACTACGCGACGGCCGACCTCGAGGGCGCTGCGCGAGGCGTCGCCCAGGCGGTCCCAGGGGCCGACGTGCGCCTCGACGCGAAGTTCGGCGAGATCGGCACGCCCCTCGTGCTCGTCGTCGGCTCGACGTACGCCGAGAGCGTCGCAGGCTGA
- the msrB gene encoding peptide-methionine (R)-S-oxide reductase MsrB — protein MAYQVEKSDDEWREQLGDEQFQVLREAATERPWTGELLDEERAGVYACAACGSELFKSGTKFDSGCGWPSFYESVRPEAVQLIEDTSLGMVRTEVRCANCGSHLGHVFPDGFGTPTGDRYCMNSIALDFTPES, from the coding sequence ATGGCGTATCAGGTCGAGAAGTCCGACGACGAATGGCGCGAGCAGCTCGGTGACGAGCAGTTCCAGGTGCTGCGCGAGGCGGCGACCGAACGTCCGTGGACCGGAGAACTGCTCGACGAGGAGCGCGCCGGCGTCTACGCATGCGCCGCGTGCGGCTCCGAGCTGTTCAAGAGCGGCACGAAGTTCGACTCCGGATGCGGCTGGCCGAGCTTCTACGAGTCGGTGCGGCCCGAGGCCGTGCAGCTCATCGAAGACACTTCGCTCGGCATGGTGCGCACCGAGGTGCGCTGCGCGAACTGCGGCTCGCACCTCGGCCACGTGTTCCCCGACGGCTTCGGCACGCCCACCGGCGACCGGTACTGCATGAACTCGATCGCGCTCGACTTCACGCCCGAATCCTGA
- a CDS encoding DUF3263 domain-containing protein, translating to MSVEQTARDDHTAQLDDLALRVLAFEAHAWQQPGVKAAGIRDEFDMSAARYYRILGELIDSPAALRHDPMLVKRLQRLRDARAATRARRSLSNGRTLD from the coding sequence ATGAGCGTCGAACAGACCGCGCGCGACGACCACACCGCGCAGCTCGACGATCTGGCCCTGCGCGTGCTCGCCTTCGAGGCGCACGCCTGGCAGCAGCCCGGCGTGAAGGCCGCTGGCATCCGCGATGAGTTCGACATGTCGGCCGCCCGCTACTATCGGATCCTCGGAGAGCTGATCGACTCGCCGGCGGCGCTCCGGCACGACCCCATGCTGGTCAAGCGCCTCCAGCGACTGCGTGACGCACGGGCGGCGACCCGCGCGCGACGCTCGCTCTCGAACGGCCGCACGCTCGACTGA
- a CDS encoding DUF3048 domain-containing protein, with the protein MARRRGSAGRWQAHLVLLAASALLLAACSAEGPQPVATPTPTAPARAVGESGVPAAVAFAPLRGTRADWAAMQHPSLAAKIDNHEEARPQIGLNRADIVFEEFVEGGLTRYLAVWHSDIPAQIGPVRSIRPMDPDIATPFGGIIAYSGGQEQFVEMMQATPLVNVVFDFDDTGLFTRADERPGPHDVILDATEVLARNAELPPPAVQFAYGGTDPLSAPAFAAKPTSGISQVFSDERYPSWSWDAAASVWLRSQEGAPDFDDTGAQVQAVNVVTLRVDIDWRYGEVPKTVLVGRGEAWVSVGGRTAHGTWSKSAQAAPIVLTSDGGDPLLLAPGNTWIELVPTTGSVSFAP; encoded by the coding sequence ATGGCGAGGCGGCGCGGATCTGCCGGGAGGTGGCAGGCGCACCTCGTGCTGCTCGCGGCATCCGCCCTGCTGCTCGCCGCGTGCAGCGCCGAAGGCCCGCAACCCGTCGCGACGCCGACGCCCACGGCACCAGCACGCGCGGTCGGTGAATCCGGCGTCCCGGCCGCCGTCGCGTTCGCGCCGCTGCGAGGCACCCGTGCCGATTGGGCCGCGATGCAGCATCCGTCGCTCGCCGCGAAGATCGACAACCATGAGGAGGCGCGCCCGCAGATCGGGCTCAACCGCGCCGACATCGTGTTCGAGGAGTTCGTCGAGGGCGGGCTCACGCGCTACCTGGCGGTGTGGCACTCCGACATCCCGGCGCAGATCGGGCCCGTGCGCTCGATCCGGCCGATGGACCCCGACATCGCGACCCCGTTCGGCGGCATCATCGCGTACTCCGGCGGGCAGGAGCAGTTCGTCGAGATGATGCAGGCGACCCCGCTCGTCAACGTGGTCTTCGACTTCGACGACACCGGGCTCTTCACCCGCGCCGACGAACGCCCGGGCCCGCACGACGTGATCCTCGATGCGACCGAGGTGCTCGCGCGCAACGCCGAGCTGCCTCCGCCCGCGGTGCAGTTCGCCTACGGCGGCACCGACCCGCTCTCCGCGCCCGCCTTCGCGGCGAAACCGACGTCCGGCATCTCGCAGGTCTTCTCCGACGAACGGTATCCGTCGTGGTCATGGGATGCCGCGGCATCCGTCTGGCTCAGGTCGCAGGAGGGCGCACCCGACTTCGACGACACCGGCGCGCAGGTGCAGGCCGTGAACGTGGTGACCCTCCGCGTGGACATCGACTGGCGCTATGGCGAGGTGCCGAAGACCGTGCTCGTCGGTAGGGGGGAGGCGTGGGTGTCGGTCGGCGGACGAACGGCGCACGGCACGTGGAGCAAGAGTGCGCAGGCGGCCCCGATCGTGCTCACGTCCGACGGCGGCGACCCGCTCCTGCTGGCTCCGGGCAACACCTGGATCGAGCTCGTGCCGACGACCGGATCGGTGTCGTTCGCACCCTGA
- a CDS encoding pyrimidine reductase family protein, with product MTGEAAVDRERLLAAYAPEQRSMPQIRMNFVASIDGAVTVDGRSGGLGDANDRLAMQVMRTVADVVLVGAGTVRVEGYGGLAVDEADAAWRRSHGLADQPRIAVVSSRLDLDPRHPFFRDAVRRPVVVTHAAAAEARRAALAEVADVLVCGEGEGDVVDLAEAQRALADLGLAQVLCEGGPHLFGALLDADLVDEVCLSLSPMLVGGEAGRIVQGSREAARSMKLGHAMPAGDLLLLRYVRG from the coding sequence ATGACCGGCGAGGCCGCCGTCGATCGCGAGCGGTTGCTCGCCGCCTACGCGCCCGAGCAGCGGTCCATGCCGCAGATCCGCATGAACTTCGTCGCGAGCATCGACGGAGCGGTCACGGTCGACGGGCGCAGCGGCGGGCTCGGCGACGCGAACGACCGGCTCGCGATGCAGGTCATGCGCACGGTCGCCGACGTCGTGCTCGTCGGGGCCGGCACGGTTCGGGTCGAGGGCTACGGCGGCCTCGCGGTCGACGAGGCGGATGCCGCGTGGCGGCGCTCCCACGGGCTCGCAGACCAGCCCCGCATCGCCGTGGTCTCGTCACGGCTCGACCTCGACCCGCGGCATCCGTTCTTCCGCGATGCCGTGCGGCGGCCGGTCGTGGTCACCCATGCGGCCGCGGCTGAGGCGCGTCGGGCCGCGCTGGCGGAGGTGGCCGACGTGCTCGTGTGCGGCGAAGGAGAGGGCGACGTGGTCGACCTCGCCGAGGCGCAGCGCGCACTCGCCGACCTCGGCCTCGCGCAGGTGCTCTGCGAGGGCGGGCCGCACCTGTTCGGTGCGCTGCTCGACGCCGACCTCGTCGACGAGGTCTGCCTCTCGCTCAGCCCGATGCTCGTCGGCGGCGAGGCCGGACGCATCGTGCAGGGCAGCCGTGAGGCCGCCCGCTCCATGAAGCTCGGGCACGCCATGCCGGCCGGCGACCTGCTGCTGCTCCGCTACGTGCGGGGCTGA
- a CDS encoding HAMP domain-containing sensor histidine kinase, producing the protein MHQTISERWNRISLRTKITGVTVLMLTLGLLVSGIGTAAMLRSYVEDQMSAKLGSIAGGSLDKYFVADESDASPDKDSRAFSENDQVFVAVYDATTGMLDGTNWDDRPIEDRPRIPESFTQADVNATNAQSSGKYTVFELKDADGNKTFRGVTALMVADQHGVYSPIIIAISSKDTESLIAVYLTIFLGFGIGVVLVGALLTRMLVTTTFTPLREVEATAAAIADGDFSQRLGGATPNTEVGRLNRSLNTMLNRIDRAFRDRARTIEQMRRFVGDASHELRTPLVSVRGYAELYRMGALQTPDDVAQAMERIEKEAIRMGGLVEDLLALARLDEAKPLVLAEVDLVPLARDAALDAMAAHPGRTITVTTPDDVTAPDAAAAPVGSTPAVTGAAPDRPATGAISFAGATLARLRNRRPRTTEPSTTGGKRVVAVPAATAASTSAAVSANDAPVNGATRPASAGSGASRAVVLAEENKIRQVITNLMGNAMRFTSDDSPVEIRVSADSATERAMIQIVDHGEGIPPQIREKIFQRFWRADTSRTRETGGSGLGLAIVSSIVAAHNGAVDVVETPGGGATFRVLLPLAGSSAAPQPVTTD; encoded by the coding sequence ATGCATCAGACGATCTCCGAGCGGTGGAACCGCATCTCGCTGCGCACCAAGATCACCGGTGTGACGGTGCTGATGCTGACCCTCGGGCTGCTCGTCTCCGGCATCGGCACGGCCGCGATGCTGCGCTCCTACGTCGAGGACCAGATGTCGGCGAAGCTCGGCAGCATCGCGGGCGGCAGCCTCGACAAGTACTTCGTCGCCGACGAGTCCGACGCCTCGCCCGACAAGGACTCGCGCGCGTTCTCCGAGAACGACCAGGTGTTCGTCGCCGTCTACGACGCGACGACCGGCATGCTCGACGGCACCAACTGGGACGACCGGCCGATCGAGGATCGGCCGCGCATCCCCGAGTCATTCACCCAGGCCGACGTCAACGCGACGAACGCGCAGAGCTCGGGCAAGTACACGGTGTTCGAGTTGAAGGACGCCGACGGCAACAAGACCTTCCGCGGCGTCACGGCGCTCATGGTCGCCGACCAGCACGGGGTGTACTCGCCGATCATCATCGCGATCTCCTCGAAGGACACCGAGTCGCTCATCGCGGTCTACCTCACGATCTTCCTCGGCTTCGGCATCGGCGTCGTGCTCGTCGGCGCGCTGCTCACCCGCATGCTCGTGACCACCACGTTCACGCCGCTCCGCGAGGTCGAGGCGACCGCGGCCGCGATCGCCGACGGCGACTTCAGCCAACGACTCGGCGGCGCGACGCCGAACACCGAGGTCGGCCGGCTCAATCGCTCGCTGAACACGATGCTGAACCGCATCGACCGGGCCTTCCGCGATCGCGCGCGCACGATCGAGCAGATGCGCCGCTTCGTCGGCGACGCGTCGCACGAACTGCGCACGCCGCTCGTGTCGGTGCGCGGGTATGCCGAGCTCTACCGCATGGGCGCCCTGCAGACCCCCGACGACGTGGCACAGGCCATGGAGCGCATCGAGAAGGAGGCCATCCGCATGGGCGGCCTCGTCGAGGACCTCCTCGCCCTGGCCCGTCTCGACGAGGCGAAGCCCCTCGTGCTCGCCGAAGTCGACCTGGTGCCCCTCGCCCGCGACGCCGCCCTCGACGCCATGGCCGCGCACCCGGGTCGCACGATCACCGTCACGACCCCCGACGACGTCACCGCCCCGGATGCCGCGGCGGCACCGGTCGGCAGCACCCCCGCCGTGACCGGTGCCGCACCCGACCGACCGGCGACCGGGGCGATCTCGTTCGCGGGTGCGACGCTCGCCCGCCTCCGCAATCGCCGGCCGCGCACGACCGAGCCGTCCACGACCGGCGGCAAGCGCGTCGTCGCCGTGCCGGCGGCCACGGCGGCTTCGACGAGCGCGGCGGTCTCCGCGAACGATGCTCCGGTCAACGGCGCGACCCGTCCCGCATCCGCCGGGTCCGGAGCCTCGCGGGCCGTGGTGCTGGCCGAGGAGAACAAGATCCGCCAGGTGATCACGAACCTGATGGGCAACGCCATGCGGTTCACGTCCGACGACAGCCCGGTCGAGATCCGGGTCAGCGCGGATTCCGCTACCGAGCGCGCGATGATCCAGATCGTCGATCACGGCGAGGGCATCCCCCCGCAGATCCGCGAGAAGATCTTCCAGCGGTTCTGGCGAGCCGACACGTCGCGCACGCGCGAGACCGGAGGCTCCGGGCTCGGCCTCGCGATCGTGTCCTCGATCGTGGCGGCGCACAATGGCGCCGTCGACGTCGTCGAGACCCCGGGCGGCGGCGCGACGTTCCGCGTGCTCCTGCCCCTCGCCGGCAGCTCGGCCGCCCCGCAGCCCGTCACGACGGACTGA
- the groL gene encoding chaperonin GroEL (60 kDa chaperone family; promotes refolding of misfolded polypeptides especially under stressful conditions; forms two stacked rings of heptamers to form a barrel-shaped 14mer; ends can be capped by GroES; misfolded proteins enter the barrel where they are refolded when GroES binds) gives MAKIIAFNEEARRGLERGLNTLADAVKVTLGPRGRNVVLEKKWGAPTITNDGVSIAKEIELDDPYEKIGAELVKEVAKKTDDVAGDGTTTSVVLAQALVREGLRNVAAGADPISLKRGIEKAVAAVTAELVANAKEVETKEEIAATASISAGDLEIGALIAEAIDKVGKEGVVTVEESNTFGTELELTEGMRFDKGYLSAYFVTDPERQEAVFEDPYILIVNGKVSNIKDLLPIVDKVIQTGKQLLIIAEDVDGEALATLIVNKIRGIFKSVAVKAPGFGDRRKAQLQDIAILTGGQVISEEVGLKLENVTLDLLGQARKVIITKDETTIVEGAGDEEGIAGRVAQIRAEIENTDSDYDREKLQERLAKLAGGVAVIKAGAATEVELKERKHRIEDAVRNAKAAVEEGIVAGGGVALIQAGKTAFEKLELTGDEATGANIVRVAIDAPLKQIALNAGLEPGVVVDRVRNLPVGQGLNAATGEYVDMLAAGINDPVKVTRSALLNAASIAGLFLTTEAVVADKPEKNPAPVGDPTGGMDF, from the coding sequence ATGGCAAAGATCATTGCTTTCAACGAGGAGGCCCGCCGCGGTCTCGAGCGTGGCCTCAACACGCTCGCCGACGCGGTCAAGGTGACCCTCGGCCCGCGCGGTCGCAACGTCGTGCTCGAGAAGAAGTGGGGCGCTCCCACCATCACGAACGACGGCGTGTCGATCGCCAAGGAGATCGAGCTCGACGACCCGTACGAGAAGATCGGCGCCGAGCTCGTCAAGGAGGTCGCCAAGAAGACCGACGACGTCGCCGGTGACGGCACCACGACCTCGGTCGTGCTCGCCCAGGCGCTCGTGCGCGAGGGCCTCCGCAACGTCGCCGCAGGCGCCGACCCCATCTCGCTGAAGCGCGGCATCGAGAAGGCCGTCGCCGCAGTGACCGCCGAGCTCGTCGCCAACGCCAAGGAGGTCGAGACCAAGGAGGAGATCGCCGCCACCGCGTCCATCTCCGCCGGCGACCTCGAGATCGGCGCGCTGATCGCCGAGGCCATCGACAAGGTGGGCAAGGAAGGCGTCGTCACCGTCGAGGAGTCGAACACGTTCGGCACCGAGCTCGAGCTCACCGAGGGCATGCGCTTCGACAAGGGCTACCTGTCGGCGTACTTCGTCACCGACCCCGAGCGCCAGGAAGCGGTCTTCGAAGACCCGTACATCCTGATCGTCAACGGCAAGGTCTCGAACATCAAGGACCTCCTGCCGATCGTCGACAAGGTCATCCAGACCGGCAAGCAGCTCCTCATCATCGCCGAGGACGTCGACGGCGAAGCGCTCGCGACCCTGATCGTGAACAAGATCCGCGGCATCTTCAAGTCGGTCGCCGTCAAGGCCCCCGGCTTCGGCGACCGTCGCAAGGCGCAGCTCCAGGACATCGCGATCCTCACCGGCGGCCAGGTCATCTCCGAGGAGGTCGGCCTCAAGCTCGAGAACGTCACCCTCGACCTGCTCGGCCAGGCCCGCAAGGTCATCATCACCAAGGACGAGACGACCATCGTCGAGGGTGCCGGTGACGAAGAGGGCATCGCCGGTCGCGTCGCGCAGATCCGCGCCGAGATCGAGAACACCGACTCCGACTACGACCGCGAGAAGCTCCAGGAGCGCCTCGCGAAGCTCGCCGGCGGCGTCGCCGTCATCAAGGCGGGCGCGGCCACCGAGGTCGAGCTCAAGGAGCGCAAGCACCGCATCGAAGACGCCGTCCGCAACGCGAAGGCAGCCGTCGAAGAGGGCATCGTCGCCGGTGGTGGCGTCGCCCTCATCCAGGCGGGCAAGACCGCCTTCGAGAAGCTCGAGCTCACGGGCGACGAGGCGACCGGCGCGAACATCGTGCGCGTCGCGATCGACGCTCCGCTCAAGCAGATCGCCCTCAACGCCGGCCTCGAGCCGGGCGTCGTGGTCGACCGCGTGCGCAACCTCCCGGTCGGCCAGGGCCTCAACGCCGCGACCGGCGAGTACGTCGACATGCTGGCCGCCGGCATCAACGACCCGGTGAAGGTCACCCGCTCGGCACTGCTCAACGCAGCGTCGATCGCCGGCCTGTTCCTCACCACCGAGGCCGTCGTCGCCGACAAGCCCGAGAAGAACCCGGCTCCGGTCGGCGACCCCACGGGTGGCATGGACTTCTAG
- a CDS encoding NAD(P)/FAD-dependent oxidoreductase yields the protein MASHERVVVVGGGLTAASAVGSVREAGFEGEVVVVAEEPRLPHERPPLSKGYLNGADAASSVYPHDQRWYRRHEIDVRRGARAVALDPAAHTLDVTNSDGATSTLDYDRVLLATGARPRRFSGPGAGLRGVHVLRTLPDSTRLRTALRRGDRRVVVVGGGWIGLEVAAAARGYGNEVSVIVRGDEPLEAVIGQGLGRMFRGLHEQHGVAIRGGAAVTALRGERGRVAAVVLGTGEEVAADLVVFGIGAIPNAELAASAGLRVDDGIVTDASFRTSAVDVFAAGDVAAVWNRVLERHLRVEHWANALASGAAAGRALAGEPVVFDEVPYFFTDQFDLGMEYSGYGDLAVGAEVVVRGDVPLTAASGPGTTREGIVFWLAADGRVVAGMNINVWDVNEQVQRLIRSGRVVSREELADSSVPLDALAGDAS from the coding sequence ATGGCGTCACATGAGCGAGTGGTCGTGGTCGGCGGCGGTCTGACGGCGGCTTCGGCGGTGGGATCGGTCCGCGAGGCGGGTTTCGAAGGCGAGGTCGTGGTGGTCGCCGAGGAGCCTCGCCTGCCGCACGAGCGCCCGCCGCTCTCGAAGGGCTACCTGAACGGGGCGGATGCCGCGAGCAGCGTCTACCCGCACGATCAGCGGTGGTACCGGCGGCACGAGATCGACGTGCGACGGGGCGCGCGCGCGGTCGCGCTCGATCCCGCGGCGCACACGCTCGACGTCACGAACTCCGACGGAGCGACCTCGACGCTCGACTACGACCGCGTGCTGCTGGCGACGGGCGCCCGACCGCGTCGGTTCTCCGGCCCTGGTGCCGGGCTCCGCGGCGTGCACGTGCTGCGCACGCTGCCCGATTCGACGAGGCTGCGAACGGCGCTCCGTCGAGGTGATCGTCGCGTCGTCGTGGTCGGCGGCGGGTGGATCGGCCTCGAGGTGGCTGCCGCGGCGCGCGGATACGGCAACGAGGTCAGCGTGATCGTCCGGGGCGACGAGCCGCTCGAGGCCGTGATCGGCCAAGGGCTCGGTCGCATGTTCCGGGGGCTGCACGAGCAGCACGGCGTCGCGATCCGCGGCGGGGCGGCCGTCACGGCGCTCAGGGGCGAGCGCGGCAGGGTCGCGGCGGTCGTGCTGGGCACGGGCGAGGAGGTCGCGGCCGACCTGGTGGTGTTCGGCATCGGCGCGATCCCGAATGCGGAGCTCGCGGCATCCGCCGGGCTGAGGGTCGACGATGGCATCGTGACCGACGCGTCGTTCCGCACGAGCGCCGTCGACGTCTTCGCCGCCGGCGACGTCGCCGCGGTGTGGAACCGCGTGCTCGAGCGGCACCTGCGCGTCGAGCACTGGGCGAACGCCCTGGCGAGCGGCGCCGCAGCGGGGCGCGCCCTCGCGGGCGAGCCGGTCGTCTTCGACGAGGTCCCCTACTTCTTCACCGACCAGTTCGACCTCGGCATGGAGTACTCGGGCTACGGCGACCTCGCCGTCGGCGCCGAGGTCGTGGTGCGCGGCGACGTGCCGCTCACGGCGGCGTCGGGGCCCGGCACGACCCGAGAGGGCATCGTCTTCTGGCTGGCAGCCGACGGTCGCGTCGTGGCGGGCATGAACATCAACGTGTGGGATGTCAACGAGCAGGTCCAACGCCTCATCAGGTCGGGTCGCGTGGTCTCGCGCGAGGAACTGGCCGACTCCTCCGTGCCGCTCGACGCGCTCGCCGGGGACGCCTCGTGA
- a CDS encoding response regulator transcription factor, protein MSDGPRILIVDDEPNIRDLLTTSLRFAGFAVRAVGNGAQTISAVLEEEPDLIILDVMLPDMNGFGVTKRLRSAGYTAPILFLTAKDDTEDKITGLTVGGDDYVTKPFSLDEIVARIKAILRRTMHAEEDAVIRTGELVMDQDTHEVLVGDVPVELSPTEFKLLRYLMLNPNRVLSKAQILDHVWEYDFNGDAGIVESYISYLRRKLDQHSTEPLIQTKRGFGYMLKSSASKP, encoded by the coding sequence ATGAGCGATGGACCACGCATTCTCATCGTCGATGACGAGCCCAACATCCGCGACCTGCTCACCACGAGCCTCCGCTTCGCCGGCTTCGCCGTGCGAGCGGTCGGCAACGGCGCCCAGACGATCTCGGCGGTCCTCGAAGAGGAACCCGACCTGATCATCCTCGACGTCATGCTGCCCGACATGAACGGCTTCGGCGTCACCAAACGCCTGCGTTCGGCCGGCTACACGGCGCCGATCCTGTTCCTCACGGCGAAAGACGACACCGAAGACAAGATCACGGGTCTGACGGTCGGCGGCGACGACTACGTCACCAAGCCGTTCAGCCTCGACGAGATCGTCGCGCGCATCAAGGCCATCCTGCGCCGCACGATGCACGCCGAAGAAGACGCCGTCATCCGCACCGGCGAGCTCGTCATGGACCAGGACACCCACGAGGTGCTCGTGGGCGACGTGCCCGTCGAGCTCTCCCCCACCGAGTTCAAGCTGCTGCGCTACCTCATGCTGAACCCGAACCGAGTGCTCTCGAAGGCGCAGATCCTCGACCACGTCTGGGAGTACGACTTCAACGGCGACGCCGGCATCGTCGAGAGCTACATCTCCTACCTGCGACGGAAGCTCGACCAGCACTCGACCGAGCCGCTGATCCAGACGAAGCGCGGGTTCGGGTACATGCTGAAGTCCTCGGCCTCCAAGCCCTGA
- the folP gene encoding dihydropteroate synthase, with the protein MVRTIGPRTFDFAREVAVMAIVNRTPDSFYDRGRTDALDAAVAAGRRAIADGADWIDIGGAKFAPGPPVPVSEEIDRVVPVVAALADAGAVISVDTFHAEVARAAIAAGAHVVNDTTGLSDPAMAEVLAETGASVVITHSLAAPRTPLPSPRYDDVVLEVADYLRSRVARAEAAGVAPDRIIIDPGHDLNKHTLDSLELTRRLDEIVAIGYPTLVALSNKDFVGESLGRPRAERVEGSIAAAVYCVLRGARIVRVHNVRETVDAMRMVEAIEGWREPVFLEHNR; encoded by the coding sequence ATGGTGCGCACCATCGGCCCGCGCACCTTCGACTTCGCGCGCGAGGTCGCGGTCATGGCGATCGTGAACCGCACGCCCGACTCGTTCTACGATCGGGGCCGCACCGACGCGCTCGACGCCGCCGTCGCGGCCGGGCGTCGGGCGATCGCCGATGGCGCCGACTGGATCGACATCGGCGGCGCCAAGTTCGCGCCTGGTCCACCCGTTCCCGTCTCCGAGGAGATCGACCGCGTGGTGCCCGTGGTCGCGGCACTCGCCGACGCGGGAGCCGTCATCTCGGTCGACACGTTCCACGCCGAGGTCGCCAGGGCCGCGATCGCCGCGGGGGCGCATGTCGTGAACGACACCACGGGGCTCAGCGATCCCGCGATGGCCGAGGTGCTCGCCGAGACCGGCGCCTCGGTCGTCATCACGCACAGCCTGGCGGCGCCGCGCACGCCGCTTCCGTCGCCGCGGTACGACGACGTGGTGCTCGAGGTGGCCGACTACCTGCGCTCCCGGGTGGCGAGGGCCGAGGCGGCGGGCGTCGCGCCCGATCGCATCATCATCGATCCGGGCCACGACCTGAACAAGCACACGCTCGACTCGCTCGAGCTCACGCGGCGCCTCGACGAGATCGTCGCCATCGGCTACCCGACGCTCGTCGCGCTCTCGAACAAGGACTTCGTCGGCGAGAGCCTCGGGCGCCCGCGCGCCGAACGCGTCGAGGGCTCGATCGCCGCCGCCGTGTACTGCGTGCTGCGCGGCGCGCGCATCGTGCGCGTGCACAACGTGCGCGAGACGGTCGACGCGATGCGCATGGTCGAGGCGATCGAGGGCTGGCGCGAACCTGTGTTCCTGGAGCACAACCGATGA
- a CDS encoding WXG100 family type VII secretion target — protein sequence MSSYHVDAAQVSAATQTVQGTIGRIQSEVASLLGQLTGLQSSWSGQAATAFQGAVSDWRATQLQVEQSLDGLNHALGLAATQYTEAEQANARLFLR from the coding sequence ATGTCGAGTTACCACGTCGATGCCGCCCAGGTCTCGGCCGCGACCCAGACCGTGCAGGGCACGATCGGCCGCATCCAGTCCGAAGTCGCGTCGCTCCTGGGCCAGCTCACGGGGCTGCAGTCCTCGTGGTCGGGTCAGGCGGCGACGGCCTTCCAAGGGGCGGTCTCCGACTGGCGTGCGACGCAGCTGCAGGTGGAGCAGAGCCTCGACGGGCTCAACCATGCGCTCGGCCTCGCCGCCACGCAGTACACCGAGGCCGAGCAGGCCAACGCGCGGCTGTTCCTGCGCTGA